A section of the Lujinxingia litoralis genome encodes:
- the queD gene encoding 6-carboxytetrahydropterin synthase QueD: MIVELVKEFRFESAHRLPNVPEGHKCRRLHGHSYRVTVTVRGEVDPEMGWLVDYGDIKDAVKPLIEQLDHYFLNEIEGLENPTSEVLAGWLWTRIKPVLPQLHALQIHETCESSCIYRGE, translated from the coding sequence ATGATCGTCGAGCTGGTCAAAGAGTTTCGTTTCGAGTCCGCCCACCGCCTCCCCAACGTGCCCGAGGGCCATAAATGTCGCCGTCTCCACGGCCACTCCTACCGCGTCACCGTCACGGTGCGCGGGGAAGTCGACCCCGAGATGGGATGGTTGGTCGACTACGGAGATATCAAAGATGCGGTCAAGCCGCTGATCGAGCAGCTTGATCACTACTTCCTCAACGAGATTGAGGGGCTGGAAAATCCCACCAGCGAAGTGCTCGCCGGCTGGCTGTGGACCCGCATCAAGCCGGTGCTTCCGCAGTTGCACGCGCTGCAGATCCACGAGACCTGTGAATCGAGCTGCATCTACCGCGGCGAGTAA
- a CDS encoding bifunctional homocysteine S-methyltransferase/methylenetetrahydrofolate reductase yields MQSPFLSAIEEGPVVFDGAIGTQLYERGIYINKSFDDANLSSPDLVAAVHAEYLSAGAGVLTTNTFSSNRIKLRRHGLEQRAPEIARAGARIAREVAGDLAFVAGSVGPTGRTPTMLTEGELEEMRQAFREQIAALVEGGVDLILLETFRQLAEVRMALEAAREVCDLPVVAQMSFDGERRTGDGADPERVAMLLREWGADVVGANCMEGPHVLYDVVVDMLSCGLPVIAQPNAGYPRKIDERLVYMATPEYFGVYARRFFKAGVRLVGGCCGTGPEHIRQVAAAARMLGGGRASLEVSAQRSARPEAAHEEVASLKSPTRLAEKIEAAHRARARNEAVSRENFVVSVEVNPPSGLRADRALDAARMLLEGGVDAINIADGPRASVRMANWALGRLLQETLDIEVILHLCGRDRNLLGLQSDVLGFEALDLRNLVVITGDPPKVGDYPHATAVFDLDSVGILRMIENFNHGVDPAGKPVGDATAFYCACGAEPAAADYERELRRLELKKAAGARFVMTQPVYDPEVLDRFLADIAHLDMPVLVGLLPLASARNAEFLHNEVPGMAVPAEVRRRMHAAGTGQAARAEGVRIAQETLLAVGSRVAGAYIMPPFGRYQAALEILSCLPGYALTPALEEAR; encoded by the coding sequence ATGCAATCACCCTTTTTATCGGCGATCGAAGAAGGACCGGTGGTCTTCGACGGTGCCATCGGCACGCAACTCTACGAACGCGGCATCTACATCAATAAATCCTTTGATGACGCAAACCTCTCCAGCCCCGATCTGGTGGCGGCGGTGCACGCCGAGTACCTGAGTGCGGGGGCCGGAGTGTTGACGACCAATACCTTCTCCTCCAACCGCATTAAGCTCCGGCGTCATGGCCTGGAGCAGCGCGCCCCGGAGATCGCGCGGGCCGGCGCCCGCATCGCCCGGGAGGTCGCCGGCGATCTGGCGTTTGTCGCAGGGTCGGTCGGCCCCACCGGGCGCACCCCCACGATGCTCACCGAGGGCGAGCTCGAAGAGATGCGCCAGGCCTTTCGCGAGCAGATCGCGGCGTTGGTGGAGGGGGGCGTGGATCTGATCCTGCTGGAGACCTTTCGCCAGTTGGCAGAAGTGCGCATGGCGCTGGAGGCCGCCCGCGAGGTCTGCGATCTGCCGGTGGTGGCGCAGATGAGCTTTGATGGCGAGCGGCGAACTGGCGATGGCGCCGACCCGGAGCGCGTGGCGATGTTGCTGCGAGAGTGGGGCGCGGATGTGGTGGGAGCCAACTGCATGGAAGGCCCGCACGTGCTCTACGACGTGGTGGTCGACATGCTTAGCTGCGGGTTGCCGGTGATCGCGCAGCCCAACGCCGGGTACCCACGCAAGATCGACGAGCGGCTGGTCTACATGGCGACCCCGGAGTACTTCGGGGTGTACGCGCGGCGCTTTTTTAAGGCCGGGGTGCGTCTGGTGGGCGGTTGCTGCGGCACGGGGCCGGAGCATATCCGGCAGGTTGCCGCCGCCGCGCGCATGCTGGGAGGCGGTCGGGCGAGTCTGGAGGTGAGCGCGCAGCGCTCGGCGCGCCCGGAGGCGGCGCACGAGGAGGTCGCCAGCCTGAAGTCCCCGACGAGACTGGCCGAGAAGATCGAGGCCGCGCACCGGGCCCGGGCTCGCAACGAGGCGGTCAGCCGCGAGAACTTCGTGGTCAGCGTCGAGGTCAATCCGCCCTCGGGGTTGCGTGCCGACCGGGCGCTGGATGCCGCCCGCATGCTTCTTGAGGGAGGTGTCGACGCGATCAACATCGCCGACGGCCCGCGGGCGTCGGTCCGGATGGCCAACTGGGCGCTGGGGCGCTTGTTGCAGGAGACGCTTGATATTGAGGTGATCCTTCACCTCTGCGGCCGCGATCGCAATCTTCTCGGGTTGCAATCGGATGTGCTGGGTTTTGAGGCGCTGGATCTTCGCAACCTGGTGGTGATCACCGGCGATCCTCCCAAGGTTGGCGACTACCCGCACGCCACGGCGGTGTTTGACCTCGACAGTGTGGGCATCCTGCGGATGATCGAGAACTTCAATCACGGGGTCGATCCCGCCGGCAAACCGGTGGGCGATGCCACGGCCTTTTACTGTGCGTGCGGGGCGGAGCCGGCGGCCGCTGACTACGAGCGTGAGTTGCGCCGTCTGGAGCTTAAAAAGGCCGCCGGTGCGCGATTTGTGATGACCCAGCCGGTCTACGACCCGGAGGTGCTCGACCGTTTTCTGGCCGACATCGCGCATCTGGATATGCCAGTGTTGGTGGGGCTTCTCCCCCTGGCCAGCGCGCGTAACGCGGAGTTTTTGCATAACGAAGTGCCCGGGATGGCGGTGCCCGCGGAGGTGCGTCGGCGGATGCATGCCGCCGGTACCGGGCAGGCCGCCCGGGCCGAAGGGGTGCGGATCGCCCAGGAGACGCTCCTGGCGGTGGGGTCGCGGGTGGCCGGTGCCTACATCATGCCGCCCTTTGGCCGCTATCAGGCGGCCCTCGAGATCTTAAGCTGTCTACCGGGCTACGCGTTGACGCCGGCCCTTGAAGAGGCGCGCTGA